The uncultured Mailhella sp. genome segment CTTCGCGGGAGAGCGAGCCGTCGAGCACGAGCAGCACGCAGCGCGCGTTCTTCGCGAGTTCGCGGCCGCGGCGCATGCCTTCAAGTTCGATGCTGTCTTCGCTGTGATCGCGCAGCCCTGCGGTGTCCACAAGGCGCACGGGCAGTCCCGCCAGCGTGGTCTGTTCTTCAAGATAGTCGCGCGTGGTGCCCGGCTTTTCCGTGACTATGGCGCGCTCGCGGCCGAGAAAGGCGTTCATGAGGCTCGACTTGCCCGCATTCACCCGGCCGGCCAGAACCACGAGCGCGCCTTCGCGCCAGCAGCGGGCCCTTTCGTATCCGGCGAGCAGCGCGCGGATGCCCGCGGCCACTTCGTCGGCAATGGCGGTGAACTCCTGCGGCGGCAGGCATTCGCCCTCTTCGTCGGGAAAGTCGATGGCGAGGCAGACGCGCTGCCGCAGATATTCGAGCCTTTCCCGCAGCGCCTCCACCCGGCGGCCGAGAAGACCGTCCAGCTTGGCCGACGCGAGGTACACCCCTTCGCGCGAGGGCGCGGCAATGATTTCGGCCACGGCTTCGGCCTGGGAGAGATCCATGCGCCCGTTCAGAAACGCGCGCCGGGTGAACTCGCCGCGTTCGGCCATGCGCGCGCCGCGCGAGAGCGCGGAGTCGAGCAGCGCGGCCAGCACGGCCGGGCCGCCGTGCCCCTGAATTTCGGCGCAGTCTTCGCCGGTGAAGGAATGCGGCCCGGGAAAGAACACCACGAGCGCATCGTCCGCTTCGCGGCCCTCGGCGTCGAGCACGTGACCGTGATGCAGCATGCGCGGAGTGAAGTCCCGGAAGTTTTTGCCCGCAGGGCGGAACATGGCGCGCAGGATGTCGTGCGACTTCGGGCCGGACAGGCGTATGACGCCGACCCCGCCGGCCCCGGGAGCCGTGGCCACGGCCGCTATGGTGTCCGCCGCCTCGAAATGTCCGTCGGCGCTCATTTGTCGAGCTCCGCCTTGATCATGGAGGCCAGCGCCGGATCTTCGCAGATCCGGGCCGCAATTTCATAGTTCTCGCGGGCCTTGCTTTCCTGCTTGAGGTGGTAGCGGTAGATGACGGCGAGACTGTAGCGGGTGGCGGCGTCGTCCTTCAGGCTGATGGAGCGCTCAAGCTGCCTGGCGGCTTCATCCCATGCGCCTTCGCGGGAGAGAAGCACGCCCATGATGTAGGGCGGTCTCGCGTTCGACGGCGCGGCGACGAGCGCGCGTTCCGTCATGCTTTTGGCGCCTTCGTTGTCGCCCTGCTCGGCGAAGATGCGGGCGATTTCCAGCAGCGTGTCCACGTCGTTGGGGTTGTCCTTCATTTTCTGCATGAGGCTCATCACTGCCTGCCCCTGCGGGGAGTCCGCACCCTGTTCCATCATGCTGCGCGGCGCGTCCGCGGCGGCGGAACTTTGCGCGGCACGCTGACGGATGAGCGGATGATCGCCCATGCGCCAGGCGATGGAGAGCGCGAACATGACCACGATGCCGAGCCCGAGAGCTCCCAGAACGATGCGGCGGGAGGAATTAGTCATGGTCGGCCTCCCACTGGGAAAGACGACGTTCAAGCCTCTTCTGTGAGGCGGCAAGGAAGGCCGTGTACAGCCCGAGTCCTATCCAGAGCGCGGCGTTTGCCGCCATAAGCCAGGAAACCGCAGTCATGGTATGTCTCCCCGCCTTTCGGCGCAGTATCAGAGTTGTTCGTTTTCGGAATCGGCCATCATACGTTCAAACATCAGGGCGTCGAGCCTGCGGCCGAGCGCCATCTGCCGGTAGCGCACCAGCAGCAGGGCGAGCCACAGCACGCCGAAGCCCGCCACGCATGCGATGACGGCCACGGCCATTTCGGGTTCGAGTCCGCCGCCCTGTGAGGCGAACACCGCAGGATGAATGGATCGCCACAGTCTGGCCGACAGAAACACCAGCGGCACGTCGAGAAAACCGGCGATGGCCACCACGGAACACAGCGCCGCGCGGCGGTTTTCCGGCATGGGCATGGAGCGCAGCGCCATGCAGCCCGCGTAGATGAACCACAGGATGAGGGCCGTGGTCAGGCGCGGATCCCACGTCCACCACACGCCCCAGGAGTGTCGCCCCCAGATGGAGCCCGTAATGAGCGTGAGCGTGCAGAAGAGCATGCCCAGCTCCACGGCGGAGGCGGAAAGCAGATCGTACTTCGGGGCGCGGGTTTTCAGGTACAGCGCGCCCGCGACGCAGGCAAGGCCGAAGCTGATGAGCCCCCACCAGGCCAGCGGCAGATGAATGTAGAAGATTTTCTGGGCCATGCCCATGACCTGTTCTTCAGGGGCGTACACAAAAATGAGCCACTGACACGCGGCGAGGGCAAGGCCGCCGAGGAGGGCGAGAATGGCGGTGCGGGAATGAAGCATCAGTCGTCTCCGCTGTAAACGAAGGGAAAGAGAAGAAGCCCGGCGGCGAGAAACAGTCCGTCGAAGGCGGCGGCAAGACCGATCCAGCGCAGGGCGTCGTCGAGCATGGGGTCGGGGTCGATGCCCATGGAAACAAGACGCACGCCGGCAAGCAGCATGGGCACAAGCAGGGGAAAAAGCACGATGGACAGCAGCGACTCTCTTCCGCCGCGCCCCACGGAAAGCGCGCCGAGCAGGGAGCCGGACGCCGCCATGCCCACGTCGCCGAGGGCGATGCCCATCAGCGCGAAGAGCCAGGCGGAGCCGAGATGCTGACCGAGAAAGACGAACACCGCGGGCACGAACACGCACTGCGCCACGGCCATGAGCAGCAGCCCGGCAAGCGCCTTGCCGAGCCACACGCCCTGCACGGGCGCGGGGAGCAGCACGAGGCCGAGTCTGGCCTGAGCGGTTTCCTCCACGGCGTAGAGCATGTTGAAGATGAGCACCTGGCAGAAGGCCGAGGCCAGCCAGAACATGGCGGCGGCCGCCTGCGGACTGAGTCTGTCCCCGGCGTTCAGCGACAGGCTGAACAGGAACACGAGCAGCAGGCCGAGCAGCAGAGCCTGCATGAGGCCTGCGCCGCGGGAAAGAACGAGCTTCAGATCCTTGCCGCAGAGGGCGAGAGCGCACTTCAGCATGAGAGTCCTCCCGCTTCTTCTTTGAGAGACCTGTTTTCCAGCGTGAGTATGCGGTCGGCGTGACGGGCGTCCGAGGCCGTGTCGTGACTTATCCAGAGCACGGCCGCGCCTTCGCTTCTGGCCTTCAGCATGAGTTCCATGAGCATGCGGCGCGAAGAGACGTCGAGGCCGGTGGCCGGTTCGTCGAGCAGAATGAGCGAGGGTTCGGAGAGCAGCAGACGGGCAAGATTGAGCCGCTGCGCCATGCCCCGGGAAAAGATTCCCG includes the following:
- the mnmE gene encoding tRNA uridine-5-carboxymethylaminomethyl(34) synthesis GTPase MnmE, whose product is MSADGHFEAADTIAAVATAPGAGGVGVIRLSGPKSHDILRAMFRPAGKNFRDFTPRMLHHGHVLDAEGREADDALVVFFPGPHSFTGEDCAEIQGHGGPAVLAALLDSALSRGARMAERGEFTRRAFLNGRMDLSQAEAVAEIIAAPSREGVYLASAKLDGLLGRRVEALRERLEYLRQRVCLAIDFPDEEGECLPPQEFTAIADEVAAGIRALLAGYERARCWREGALVVLAGRVNAGKSSLMNAFLGRERAIVTEKPGTTRDYLEEQTTLAGLPVRLVDTAGLRDHSEDSIELEGMRRGRELAKNARCVLLVLDGSLSREAGDLDDTFRAEGALVDELGPERCLVVWNKADLCPLPESARRFHGADVLPVSARSGEGVDELAAAIRRLCLKDETPEEGDIAPNLRQASQLRRALEALEALKKAIALSVPPDLCSIHLETASAHLADITGLNSTEDTLNAIFSSFCIGK
- a CDS encoding tetratricopeptide repeat protein; its protein translation is MTNSSRRIVLGALGLGIVVMFALSIAWRMGDHPLIRQRAAQSSAAADAPRSMMEQGADSPQGQAVMSLMQKMKDNPNDVDTLLEIARIFAEQGDNEGAKSMTERALVAAPSNARPPYIMGVLLSREGAWDEAARQLERSISLKDDAATRYSLAVIYRYHLKQESKARENYEIAARICEDPALASMIKAELDK
- a CDS encoding CcmD family protein, yielding MTAVSWLMAANAALWIGLGLYTAFLAASQKRLERRLSQWEADHD
- the ccsA gene encoding cytochrome c biogenesis protein CcsA produces the protein MLHSRTAILALLGGLALAACQWLIFVYAPEEQVMGMAQKIFYIHLPLAWWGLISFGLACVAGALYLKTRAPKYDLLSASAVELGMLFCTLTLITGSIWGRHSWGVWWTWDPRLTTALILWFIYAGCMALRSMPMPENRRAALCSVVAIAGFLDVPLVFLSARLWRSIHPAVFASQGGGLEPEMAVAVIACVAGFGVLWLALLLVRYRQMALGRRLDALMFERMMADSENEQL
- a CDS encoding heme exporter protein CcmB, whose protein sequence is MLKCALALCGKDLKLVLSRGAGLMQALLLGLLLVFLFSLSLNAGDRLSPQAAAAMFWLASAFCQVLIFNMLYAVEETAQARLGLVLLPAPVQGVWLGKALAGLLLMAVAQCVFVPAVFVFLGQHLGSAWLFALMGIALGDVGMAASGSLLGALSVGRGGRESLLSIVLFPLLVPMLLAGVRLVSMGIDPDPMLDDALRWIGLAAAFDGLFLAAGLLLFPFVYSGDD